TGAACGGGTATGGATTCAGCGCGACAATGAACGGGTATGAATCCAGCACACCAATCGTCGAGGATTGGTCGAGCATACCAATCATCGGGAACGGAGTCGGCGTACAAGCTTCGGGCACGGGGTTCTCACTGCGATTGGCGAGCATTGCGATAGACGAGCATTGCGATCGCGCAACTTCATGCGCCCAGTCGGATAACGGTTCGGTTCAGCGGGTGGCGGGTGAAGACTTGCAAGCAAACGGAATCGCCGACCACCGCCACTCCGTTGCAACCGTTGGTTATCCGCCGTCATGGGGCGATCCGTTCAATGGCAGCAACGACTTGAGTTTCGGGGTCGTCGGAATGGAATCCGATTGGCGTCCCATCCGTAGGGTATAGGACGAGCACCGGGAGTGCAACGAAACCCTGGGTTTTAAGTCGACGGAACGTATCACCAGGATTGTCAGTTAAGTCCGCCGACATGCATACGAAGCTTGAACTAGCGAGGGCCCGGGAAATGGCAGCAGAAGCCAGGGTGCCTTTGGGATCAGCGGACAAGGTCCATCGGGCGAAGTACAGAACAGCGGTTGGCCTGCTGCTAGATGCGTTTTCAGCGACAGCGGCAGTCGAATACGGAACCCAGTCGACCGACGAAGGTCGGAATGCAAGTACCGCCGCGATCGCAGCAATCAAGCACGCAAGCAGAAACATAGCGTAACGTACGGCCCTAGGCTTCAATGTGGTTTGCAACTGTGAGGATGACGGGCCCGGGAGGATTTAGTCGGATAACGGCGGACATCACGGGGCACGGAGAGTTGACTATCCTTTGCAGACAAAGCCGCAAGCCGTGCTCCCGTGCATGTCATTGTTCTGTGCCTGCCTTCGAGAGAGGAGCCGTATATCGTGGAAGCGCGCAGTCGAAAACAGAGGCACAAAATGCCCCTCCGGCCGCGCCCATGATTCCGCAGATCGGTCCAACAAAGAAGATAAGGATGAATGGAATTGGATTACCGCAATGTGCTTCATTCGGTCCCAGCGTTACGTTTGCTAAGTAGGTCCATTGATACACCGTACCACGAATGCCAAAAATGACGGGCACCGCCGCTGCGAGAATGAAGCCGATCATCGCCCAACGTAACGTCTGTCTTGGTGCCACAACTGCACAAGACGGTTGCCCAGGACTGTTCGGCGAACTGTAGGGGTTGGTGTCACGCATCATAGGATGATGGAACGGTGAATGGATTGTGCACAGAACGTCAGACATCACGCGGGACGGGCGAAAGACTCGCAAGCAGACGAAAAACCGCGACTCCCGTCCTCGCGTGCATGTCATTGTTCCCCGCTCGTCTCCGTTGAGAGTTGAAGCATTGTATTTGGTTTAGCGTTTCGTAGCCGCTCAATCGCGTCGTCACTAAACGGGGCGCTACCAGAGATGATAACGTATGGTTCGTCGATTGACGACAGTGAGTCCACCGACGCATCCGTTAATTCCGGGCAGTCGATAGACAAGCACGAGATGGGAAGTGTGCATAGTGATCGCATTCCGTCGTCGGAAATCGACGAGTCCATCAATGTGACGTAGAAAAGCCGCGATTCTCCCGGACCAAGTAGCGTGAACCCATTCGGTAGTTGTCGCAATGTAGGCAAGATTGCAGCAAGCGTTTCATCGGTAGCAGCGGTGCCGTGTAAATCGAGCATGTAGTTGCCGTCAACCAAGTCGAGACCAAGTGTTCCGCCGTTGGCCGCAACCAATGCTTTGGCCGCATCGAGCTGAGAATTGCGAAAGTGGTAGATCAGGCTTGGCGTCGCGATAATTGCGAGAATCGCGAGGGCGACAAGCGACAATGCGATCTTTGCGCGACGAGTCATGCGTCACTTCTGTCGGGGAACGCCTGCGATCAGCGGGCGGAAATGGCGCGAGTGATCTTGAATTTAGGGAAAAATCGGAACGCCATTTCCGCTCCGTTGCATCGCTTGGTTCTGCCATCATCACGACACTTGCGTTCCAAGTATTATATCCGGTTTTCCACCTAGTAGCCAGCGCAGTGTTTCAATCGCGCACCGCTCATTCTCGTCCAGGTTCTCAGTTTCGGCGATTTCAGCAATTGCGTTTGTTACTGCATCTATTCCAAAGCATCGACATAGGTAGAAAGGCCATTGTTCGACGCTTACGTTCCATAGAGGTAAAGATCGACGGATCGTGTGTTGAAGTGCTCGATCAAATTCTGGCATCAGCTCAAGCAGCAAGACTCCTGCCGGTTGTTGGCAATCATAATGCGTCAGCGTTTCCGTCGAGCAATCATTAAGAAATGGGCAAAGCAAGACATCAAGTAGAGCACCTTCACCGAACTGTGAGCGGTATGCGGCGATGTGTTTTGCTTTCCATCGGCCAGAAGCGATGAGTCTCGCAACCTCGATGGGCGCCCGTGGTGTCATCATCTTTATGGCAGAACGGTTGGCATCACCGGGTGGCGGCGAAAATCGTGATTTCGAGAAGACCGCACCACCGCCACTCCGGTGCATGCCGTGGTTATCCCATTGCATTGGATAGAGCATTGAATCAGCGTTGGGCAGTTGTGACCACCGTTGCACAGCATAGCGGGCGTTGCGTCGGTCAGCAAGTTTCGAGCGTTGCCGACCGTCAGCGGATCGGGCACGGCGAACGAAGGGAGCCGAAACGCGGACTCTCTCGCCAATGGCGAGGCCCGGTGGGAAAAGACAAATAGAGCCATTGGCGAGAGAGTCCGCGTTTCGGCAGGCTGCAGCGGAGTAAGCCGTTCCAATGCCAAACGAGGTACAAGCTTCGGGAACGGGGAAACGTTGGCAGCAACTGGGAGAACGTGACGTTCCGCATCGCCGGAAAAAATCGATCAGCGCGACCAAGAGATTTTCCGGCGATGCGGTACGTCACGTTCGGCGGTGATTTCGACGCAACCGTTTGAGGAAAAGTCAGTCGGCATCGCCGGCAGTCGAGCGTTGCCGATCGAACCGCAACGAAGCACGACCAGTCGGCACCTCCGCGCATTAGTTGGGATAACGTTACCGATCACCGGGTCGGGAGTGTTGATGTTCCATCTGAAAACGGCCGCAAGCCCGACTCCGGTGCATCGGATGGTTATCAGACTTACAACGCTGCGCTTCGGGGTGGCTTTGGAGGAACAGGTTTTTAGTTTTTGGTTGCACGTCATGTTGTGATTTGTGAGAATCAAAATGCACGGATCGGGTCGCGGAGACCGTCNNNNNNNNNNNNNNNNNNNNNNNNNNNNNNNNNNNNNNNNNNNNNNNNNNNNNNNNNNNNNNNNNNNNNNNNNNNNNNNNNNNNNNNNNNNNNNNNNNNNTGGATCAAGACGGTCGAAGCGCTGAGTCGCTAACGCAAAAGCCGAACGACAAACTTGCAATCGAGCGTTGCTGCAATCGCTAGTGCGAGCGAACAAGCCAAACACCTGAGCGGTCAGTCCGATAACGGTACGGTTCAGCGGGGCCGCGCGAGCGATTCTCCACCTCAAAAACGTCAATTCGCGGCCTCCGTTGCAACCGATGGTTCGCCGCCTTTATCCGGTCGGCTAAGTGAACAGTGAGGCGATCCAAAGTATAGCATCGGACATCGCAGGCATTCGGTACCCAGCGATAGCGCCCGCAGCAAGTCCGCAGGTGACGAAGACGATAACCACGAGCGTCGAGTCGAAGCCAGCGACGTACAGGAGCAACGCCGCAACGCACACGCCCAGAATTGCGCCGCAAAACGAACCGATCCAGCGATACGCGGTGTCATCAACGGATTCGGTTTGCTTCTCGGGATGTTTACGAACCATTGGCTGTTCCAGGCCGAAGCTATGAGTGGAGAAAGCACTTCAGTCGGCGAACGTTGGCCGTCACCGAGGACGGACGGTTGATTTTCCATTCGTAAAACCGCGCAAGCCGTCCTTCGGTGCACGGCTTGGTTACCCGCCGTTTTCAACGACGGTATAGGTGTAGTCAATAGCTAGGGTCGCGTTTTCTGGATCATCAGTGAACACTTCAACGTTCGCCTTGTGAGTGCCGGGCTCGGCGCTACGAATCTGTATCGCCAACAATTCTGTTTGTCCGGGCGGAACGACATCTCGATACTTGCGTAGTTGGGGTGATCGGCAGCCGCCACAGTGAGCTTGCAACCGCAGTGGTGTCGTTCCAGTGTTTGTAACGGTCACGAATTCATGAATCACATCGCCCTTCGCGACATTGCCGAGATTATTCTTGGAAACAATGAACTCTGCGGATGGCGAAGGAATAGAAGAAACGATCGAACCATGTGAAGTCAACGACGGTTTTGGGCTCATGTCGTGGCGAATTAATAGACAGGCGACTAAAGCGACGCCGCAAAATGTTAGAGCAGCAATTTGCGGGAACGAAATCTTCAATCTTTGCTCAGTCGGGTAACGGTGGCCATCACCGGGTGGCGGCGGTTGACGTGATTTCAAAAACACGTAACCAC
The sequence above is a segment of the Rubripirellula tenax genome. Coding sequences within it:
- a CDS encoding Ig-like domain-containing protein; protein product: MSPKPSLTSHGSIVSSIPSPSAEFIVSKNNLGNVAKGDVIHEFVTVTNTGTTPLRLQAHCGGCRSPQLRKYRDVVPPGQTELLAIQIRSAEPGTHKANVEVFTDDPENATLAIDYTYTVVENGG